In the Quercus lobata isolate SW786 chromosome 5, ValleyOak3.0 Primary Assembly, whole genome shotgun sequence genome, one interval contains:
- the LOC115991863 gene encoding CBL-interacting serine/threonine-protein kinase 12-like produces MANNKNTTKKEAQALLLGRYEVGKLLGHGTFAKVYHARNVKTNESVAIKVIDKEKILKGGLIAHIKREISILRRVRHPNIVQLFEVMATKSKIYFVMEYVRGGELFNKVAKGRLKEDIARKYFQQLISAVAFCHSRGVYHRDLKPENLLLDDNGDLKVSDFGLSAVSDQIRQDGLFHTFCGTPAYVAPEVLGRKGYEAGKVDIWSCGVVLFVLMAGYLPFHDQNIMSMYKKIYKGEFRCPRWFSPELIRLLTRLLDTNPETRFTIPEIMENRWFKKGFKHIKFYIEDDRVCNVVDEKEEEEEDDNDSVSSLSETESESGFEAARRSKRVGTLPRPASLNAFDIISFSRGFDLSGLFEEGGDESRFVSGAPVSRIISKLEEIAKLVSFTVRKKDCRVSLEGSREGIKGPLTIAAEIFELTPSLVVLEVKKKGGDKGEYDDFCNNELRPGLHNLMLEEAEAAAAAGGAGAGAGGSSFSSSASFAASDTSSYPPSYPPSDTE; encoded by the coding sequence atggcaaacaacaaaaacacaaccaaGAAAGAAGCGCAAGCCCTTCTGTTAGGGCGGTACGAGGTCGGAAAACTCCTAGGCCACGGTACGTTCGCGAAAGTCTACCACGCTCGAAACGTGAAAACCAACGAAAGCGTGGCAATCAAGGTAATCGACAAGGAGAAAATCCTGAAAGGGGGTCTGATCGCTCACATCAAGCGCGAGATCTCGATCCTCCGCCGTGTCCGACACCCGAACATCGTGCAACTCTTCGAAGTCATGGCCACGAAATCCAAAATCTACTTCGTCATGGAATACGTGCGAGGCGGCGAGCTGTTCAACAAGGTTGCCAAAGGTCGGCTCAAAGAGGACATAGCTCGCAAGTACTTCCAACAATTGATCTCGGCCGTCGCTTTTTGCCACTCGCGTGGGGTTTATCACCGCGACCTTAAACCCGAGAATCTCTTGCTCGACGACAATGGAGATCTGAAAGTTTCGGATTTCGGACTCAGTGCCGTGTCCGATCAGATTCGACAAGACGGGCTGTTTCACACGTTTTGTGGTACACCTGCTTATGTGGCTCCCGAGGTTTTGGGTCGAAAGGGCTACGAGGCTGGTAAGGTTGATATTTGGTCTTGCGGGGTTGTACTCTTCGTTTTGATGGCTGGGTATTTGCCTTTTCATGACCAGAACATTATGTCTATGTATAAGAAGATTTACAAGGGTGAGTTTCGGTGTCCGAGGTGGTTTTCGCCTGAGTTGATTCGGCTATTAACTCGGCTTCTTGATACAAACCCTGAGACCCGGTTTACGATTCCGGAAATCATGGAGAATCGGTGGTTTAAGAAGGGGTTTAAGCACATCAAGTTTTATATAGAGGATGATAGGGTGTGTAATGTGGTGGATGagaaggaagaggaggaggaagatGATAATGATTCTGTTTCGTCTCTATCCGAGACGGAATCAGAATCGGGGTTTGAGGCTGCTAGGAGGTCGAAGAGGGTGGGCACGTTGCCGAGGCCGGCGAGCTTGAATGCTTTCGATATAATATCGTTCTCACGCGGGTTTGATTTATCTGGGTTGTTTGAAGAAGGTGGGGATGAGTCGAGGTTTGTATCTGGTGCGCCTGTATCGAGGATTATATCGAAATTGGAGGAGATAGCGAAGCTGGTCAGCTTTACAGTGAGGAAGAAGGATTGCAGGGTGAGCTTGGAGGGGTCAAGGGAAGGAATTAAGGGGCCATTGACGATTGCGGCTGAGATTTTCGAATTGACGCCGAGTTTGGTGGTGCtagaagtgaagaagaaaggaggGGATAAAGGAGAGTATGATGATTTCTGTAACAACGAATTGAGACCCGGGTTGCATAATTTGATGCTAGAAGAAGCTGAAGCAGCTGCAGCTGCTGGTGGTGCTGGTGCTGGTGCTGGTGGTTCTTCGTTTTCGTCTTCGGCTTCGTTTGCAGCTTCGGATACTTCTTCATACCCACCTTCATATCCTCCTTCGGATACTGAATAG